In Megasphaera vaginalis (ex Bordigoni et al. 2020), a single genomic region encodes these proteins:
- a CDS encoding 3-isopropylmalate dehydratase small subunit, which translates to MKKKFSGKIWKLGDDVDTDIIIPTQWLTLDTMDEIKTHAFEPLRPELAGQIQPGDILVGGSNFGCGSSREQAPECISALQVPCIIAKSFARIFFRNAINNGLLLLESRELPDHCSEGDIVSVDLKAGTVGVNGQSFNIPSIPDNVFKIVADGGLVRHMQIRNRIIKREEK; encoded by the coding sequence ATGAAAAAGAAGTTTTCGGGGAAAATATGGAAATTAGGCGATGATGTTGATACCGATATCATCATTCCGACACAATGGCTTACACTGGATACGATGGATGAAATAAAGACACATGCTTTTGAACCGCTGCGGCCTGAATTAGCCGGCCAAATTCAGCCGGGAGATATTCTTGTAGGCGGCAGTAATTTTGGATGCGGCTCTTCGCGGGAACAGGCGCCGGAATGTATCAGTGCTTTACAAGTGCCTTGCATTATCGCAAAATCTTTTGCCCGGATTTTTTTCCGCAATGCCATTAATAATGGACTGTTGCTGTTGGAAAGTCGGGAACTGCCGGATCATTGTTCAGAAGGGGATATTGTGTCCGTTGATTTGAAGGCGGGTACAGTAGGTGTCAACGGACAGTCTTTTAACATTCCAAGCATTCCGGATAATGTGTTTAAGATTGTTGCTGATGGAGGCTTGGTTCGTCATATGCAGATCCGGAATCGCATCATAAAAAGAGAGGAGAAATGA
- a CDS encoding aconitase family protein, with product MAGFGAVGILGLTVTEAELADVLRDQHITLSQPELFVIELSGTPASRTMMQDVALWLLARLKSFDVKGKLVVFTGVGIGDLSRSQRFDLCHLTQQAGAMSAVFSDGEARLEGHIRLSLSDIPAMVALPGAVHQAQPLSDIEPVKVDEVFIGGCRGGKLEDLRIAASILREQKVAYRTRLIIAPATSDIYLQAAKEGLLEIFLDCGAIVMNQGCSVCWGKAQGILDDGEVLVSTGSYNFDGCSGSKTASVYLSSPAVAAKTAIYGVLGE from the coding sequence ATGGCTGGATTTGGTGCTGTAGGGATACTCGGGTTAACGGTGACGGAAGCGGAATTGGCGGATGTATTGCGCGATCAGCATATTACGCTTAGCCAGCCGGAGTTATTTGTCATAGAACTGTCCGGTACTCCCGCTTCAAGGACCATGATGCAAGATGTCGCTTTGTGGTTGTTGGCGCGTCTTAAATCATTCGACGTAAAAGGGAAACTCGTGGTTTTTACAGGGGTAGGAATAGGGGACTTGTCACGTAGTCAGCGTTTTGATTTGTGTCATCTGACGCAACAGGCCGGTGCAATGAGTGCAGTTTTCAGTGACGGCGAGGCAAGACTGGAAGGACATATTAGGCTGTCTTTGTCGGATATACCGGCCATGGTAGCATTGCCGGGAGCCGTTCATCAGGCACAGCCTTTGTCCGATATAGAGCCTGTTAAGGTGGATGAAGTATTTATTGGCGGCTGTCGCGGTGGCAAATTGGAAGACTTGCGGATAGCGGCGTCGATTTTGCGTGAACAAAAGGTGGCATATCGAACCCGACTTATCATTGCTCCGGCGACGAGCGATATTTATCTGCAAGCCGCTAAAGAAGGATTGTTGGAAATCTTCTTGGATTGTGGGGCCATTGTCATGAATCAGGGGTGTAGCGTGTGCTGGGGAAAAGCGCAGGGAATTCTTGATGACGGAGAAGTGCTTGTATCGACAGGATCGTATAATTTTGACGGCTGTTCCGGATCAAAGACGGCCAGCGTTTATCTGAGTTCTCCGGCTGTAGCGGCGAAAACGGCTATTTACGGTGTCCTTGGCGAGTAG